From a single Kingella potus genomic region:
- a CDS encoding response regulator, with protein sequence MNTENQNIRIVLIDDHTLFRSGIKALLARQSGFEIVGEAADGLSGIKTVRQTEPDVVLLDLDMPVMNGRETLAQILSVRPHQCVVMLTVSEDSDDLLECMRLGAHGFLLKNINADFLTESIRNAAEGNNVFSPEMMASMVQSLIRPAKPAQDNRLEELTARELEVLGYLAAGHSNKIIARSLDLAESTVKVYVQNILRKLELTSRVQAAVYAVQHKVPLPPEKA encoded by the coding sequence ATGAACACCGAAAACCAAAACATCCGCATCGTCCTCATCGACGACCACACCCTCTTCCGCAGCGGCATCAAAGCCCTGCTCGCCCGCCAGAGCGGCTTTGAAATCGTCGGCGAAGCCGCAGACGGCCTCTCCGGCATCAAAACCGTGCGCCAGACCGAGCCGGACGTGGTGCTTTTGGACTTGGATATGCCCGTGATGAACGGCCGCGAAACCCTCGCCCAAATCCTCAGCGTCCGCCCGCACCAGTGCGTCGTCATGCTGACCGTGTCCGAAGACAGCGACGACCTGCTCGAATGCATGAGGCTGGGTGCGCACGGCTTTCTGCTCAAAAACATCAACGCCGACTTCCTGACCGAATCCATCCGCAACGCCGCCGAAGGCAACAACGTCTTCTCGCCCGAAATGATGGCCAGCATGGTGCAGTCGCTCATCCGCCCCGCCAAACCCGCGCAGGACAACCGCCTCGAAGAACTCACCGCCCGCGAACTCGAAGTGCTCGGCTACCTCGCCGCCGGCCACAGCAACAAAATCATCGCCCGCAGCCTCGATTTGGCCGAGTCCACCGTCAAAGTCTATGTGCAGAACATCCTGCGCAAACTCGAGCTGACCAGCCGCGTCCAGGCCGCCGTGTATGCCGTGCAGCACAAAGTGCCGCTGCCGCCGGAAAAAGCATAA
- a CDS encoding type IV pili methyl-accepting chemotaxis transducer N-terminal domain-containing protein, with product MNRFQSLTFRLKFFTLLWIAVSVASIVFTLYLSLWLEGNAAAINDLGSLRFQSYRLALLAEEAVPQPEIDARIGQFDEVLAAVRRGDPQRPLSLPDNPQVMARMAALETQWRQEIKPVFQAASAGRKIGSAQLDSFLHTVDDTVAAVERTSAAYITWLRIFQSALLALVLVSSAVMVWLTRIWIIAPLQELLSGVQAVRDGDFGVQMQAAGSSEFAEVNSGFNQMSARLSELYGSLEQQVAEKTQDLERKNFILGTLYAFSSVLGKPQSATEASEVFLERLMKIAEADAGSVRLTDPKRQRMDLAAQISLPQSLQQSEACSKIGDCFCGAAVQNNEARAIRFYDTRPKAADLGPQYDYECRRHGFADLRVLPIRYKEQDIGIATLYYRHTQEIGGTVGELLELLCSQFGVVVTNSRLGEESRQLAVLQERNLIAQGLHDSIAQTLAFLNLQVQMLESALDSGSSELAGENLQFIKSGVQECYDDVRELLLNFRTKIGRRDFAEAADEVVARFRRQTGTEAHIVWTQDQGMPLSSDQQLQCIFILQESLSNIRKHARAARVDIEIDNGRDFVMTITDNGIGFDAEHLEKLSGNHVGLNIMKERAARIRAQLNLASQPGQTRIRLILPAQERHPA from the coding sequence ATGAACCGCTTCCAAAGCCTTACCTTCCGCCTCAAATTCTTCACCCTGTTGTGGATTGCCGTGTCCGTCGCCTCGATTGTGTTCACGCTTTATCTTTCGCTGTGGCTGGAAGGCAATGCGGCGGCGATCAACGATTTGGGCAGCCTGCGTTTCCAAAGCTACCGGCTGGCACTTTTGGCGGAGGAAGCCGTGCCGCAGCCGGAAATCGACGCGCGGATCGGGCAGTTTGACGAAGTGTTGGCCGCCGTGCGGCGCGGCGATCCGCAGCGGCCGCTGTCGCTGCCGGACAATCCGCAGGTCATGGCGCGGATGGCCGCTTTGGAGACGCAGTGGCGGCAGGAAATCAAGCCGGTTTTCCAAGCCGCCTCGGCGGGACGCAAAATCGGCTCGGCGCAACTGGACAGCTTTCTCCACACCGTCGACGACACCGTGGCGGCGGTGGAGCGCACCAGCGCGGCCTACATTACCTGGCTGCGCATCTTCCAAAGCGCACTGCTCGCGCTGGTGCTGGTCAGTTCGGCGGTGATGGTGTGGCTGACGCGGATTTGGATTATCGCGCCGCTGCAAGAGCTTTTGAGCGGCGTTCAGGCGGTGCGCGACGGCGACTTCGGCGTGCAGATGCAGGCGGCGGGTTCGTCGGAATTTGCCGAAGTAAACAGCGGCTTCAACCAGATGAGTGCGCGGCTGTCCGAGCTGTACGGCAGCCTGGAGCAGCAGGTGGCGGAAAAAACGCAGGATTTGGAACGCAAAAACTTCATCCTCGGCACGCTTTATGCGTTTTCCTCGGTGCTGGGCAAGCCGCAGAGCGCGACGGAGGCTTCGGAAGTGTTTTTGGAGCGGCTGATGAAAATCGCCGAAGCCGATGCGGGCAGCGTACGCCTCACCGACCCGAAGCGGCAGCGCATGGACTTGGCCGCGCAGATCAGCCTGCCCCAATCCCTGCAACAGTCCGAAGCCTGCTCGAAAATCGGCGACTGCTTCTGCGGCGCGGCGGTGCAGAACAACGAAGCGCGTGCCATCCGTTTTTACGACACGCGCCCCAAAGCCGCCGACCTCGGCCCGCAATACGACTACGAATGCCGCCGCCACGGCTTTGCAGACCTGCGCGTGCTGCCCATCCGCTACAAGGAGCAGGACATCGGCATCGCCACCCTCTACTACCGCCATACCCAGGAAATCGGCGGCACCGTGGGCGAGCTTTTGGAGCTTTTGTGCAGCCAGTTCGGCGTGGTCGTTACCAACAGCCGTCTGGGCGAGGAAAGCCGCCAGCTTGCCGTGTTGCAGGAGCGCAACCTGATTGCCCAGGGGCTGCACGACAGCATCGCCCAAACCCTAGCCTTTCTGAATTTGCAGGTACAGATGCTCGAAAGCGCGCTGGACTCGGGCAGCAGCGAGCTGGCCGGCGAAAACCTGCAATTCATCAAAAGCGGCGTACAGGAATGCTACGACGATGTGCGCGAACTGCTGTTGAATTTCCGCACCAAAATCGGCCGCCGCGATTTTGCCGAAGCAGCCGACGAAGTGGTTGCCCGCTTCCGCCGCCAAACCGGCACCGAAGCCCATATCGTCTGGACGCAGGACCAGGGGATGCCCCTTTCCAGCGACCAGCAGCTCCAATGTATTTTCATTTTGCAGGAAAGCCTGTCCAACATCCGCAAACACGCCCGCGCCGCCCGCGTGGACATCGAAATCGACAACGGCCGCGACTTCGTGATGACCATTACCGACAACGGCATCGGCTTCGATGCCGAACACCTCGAAAAGCTCTCCGGCAACCACGTCGGCCTCAACATCATGAAAGAGCGTGCCGCCCGCATCCGTGCGCAACTGAACCTCGCCTCCCAACCCGGGCAGACCCGCATCCGCCTGATTCTGCCCGCCCAAGAAAGACACCCCGCATGA
- a CDS encoding ABC-F family ATP-binding cassette domain-containing protein has translation MIELKNITLQRGSKLLLERAGLTVAPGRRIGLIGSNGSGKSSLFALIKGEIAQDGGDISLPPHWKTASVAQETPALDISALDYVLQGDRELQLFQTALAQAQAQNDGMKQAECHARLEEIGAYTAPARAAKLLDGLGFSQEEHGRSVKSFSGGWRMRLNLAQALMCRADLLLLDEPTNHLDLETVLWLENHLTGLPCTQIIISHDRDFLNAATTQTVELSGRKLTLYGGNYDFYQAERARRLAQQQAAYLKQQAQIKHLQSFIDRFKAKATKAVQAQSRMKALDKLERIAPAHFDSGFSFEFDPPAHLPNPLLKLDHADLGYGGGTVLHDISLSLESGARYGLLGVNGSGKSTFVKTLAGSLPVQAGHIVRAEKLNIGYFAQHQLDTLRGDQSPLWHIRTLSPEAKEQDIRNFLGGFNFTGDAALQNTGPFSGGEKARLALAMIVWQKPNLLLLDEPTNHLDLAMRHALTLALQSFQGALIVVSHDRSLLEATTDSFLLIEKGRLKPFDGDLNDYRRYRLAQENAAAAPAASATGQNRKDSKRIEAQIRQEKAKRGKPIRQKIERVEKEMAELGEIQTACEAFLAQEQAYCEENKAKLQQTLTQLAETKVKLGQMEENWLGWQEELESILRDTETELRG, from the coding sequence ATGATAGAACTCAAAAACATTACCCTGCAACGCGGCAGCAAGCTGCTGCTCGAGCGTGCCGGCCTGACCGTTGCCCCCGGCCGGCGCATCGGACTGATCGGCAGCAACGGCAGCGGCAAATCCAGCCTGTTTGCCCTGATAAAAGGCGAAATCGCCCAAGACGGCGGCGACATTTCCCTGCCGCCGCATTGGAAAACCGCCTCGGTTGCGCAGGAAACCCCGGCACTCGACATTTCCGCCTTGGATTACGTTTTGCAGGGCGACAGGGAATTGCAGCTTTTTCAGACGGCCTTAGCGCAGGCGCAGGCGCAAAACGACGGCATGAAACAAGCCGAATGTCATGCGCGGCTGGAAGAAATCGGAGCCTACACCGCCCCCGCCCGCGCGGCCAAGCTGCTGGACGGGCTGGGATTTTCGCAGGAAGAACACGGCCGCAGCGTCAAATCTTTTTCCGGCGGCTGGCGGATGCGCCTCAATCTGGCGCAGGCACTCATGTGCCGTGCCGACCTGCTGCTGCTCGACGAGCCCACCAACCACCTGGATTTGGAAACCGTGCTGTGGCTGGAAAACCATCTGACAGGCCTGCCCTGCACCCAAATCATCATCTCCCACGACCGCGACTTCCTCAACGCCGCCACCACGCAAACCGTCGAACTGTCCGGCCGCAAGCTCACACTCTACGGCGGCAATTACGACTTCTACCAGGCCGAACGCGCCCGCCGTCTGGCGCAGCAGCAGGCCGCCTACCTCAAACAGCAGGCACAAATCAAACACCTGCAATCCTTTATCGACCGCTTCAAAGCCAAAGCCACCAAAGCCGTTCAGGCGCAAAGCCGCATGAAGGCCCTGGACAAACTCGAACGCATCGCCCCTGCCCATTTCGACAGCGGCTTCTCGTTTGAATTTGATCCGCCCGCCCACCTGCCCAACCCCCTGCTCAAACTCGACCATGCCGATCTCGGCTACGGCGGCGGCACCGTCCTGCACGACATCAGCCTGTCGCTCGAAAGCGGCGCGCGCTACGGCCTGTTGGGCGTAAACGGCAGCGGCAAATCCACCTTTGTCAAAACGCTGGCGGGCAGTCTTCCCGTGCAGGCGGGCCACATCGTCCGTGCCGAAAAACTCAACATCGGCTATTTCGCCCAACACCAGCTCGACACCCTGCGCGGCGACCAAAGCCCGCTGTGGCACATCCGCACGCTTTCGCCCGAAGCCAAAGAACAAGACATCCGCAACTTCCTCGGCGGCTTCAACTTCACCGGCGATGCCGCCCTGCAAAACACCGGGCCCTTTTCCGGCGGAGAAAAGGCACGGCTGGCATTGGCCATGATCGTTTGGCAGAAACCCAACCTGCTTCTGCTCGACGAGCCGACCAACCACCTTGATTTGGCCATGCGCCACGCCCTCACGCTGGCCTTGCAGAGCTTTCAGGGCGCACTCATCGTCGTATCCCACGACCGCAGCCTGCTCGAAGCCACCACCGACAGCTTCCTGCTGATCGAAAAAGGCCGTCTGAAACCGTTTGACGGCGATTTGAACGACTACCGCCGCTACCGCCTGGCACAAGAAAACGCCGCCGCCGCGCCCGCCGCCTCCGCCACAGGCCAAAACCGCAAAGACAGCAAACGCATCGAAGCGCAAATCCGTCAGGAAAAAGCCAAACGCGGCAAACCGATACGGCAGAAAATCGAACGTGTGGAAAAAGAAATGGCCGAACTGGGCGAAATTCAGACGGCCTGTGAAGCATTTTTGGCACAAGAGCAGGCCTATTGCGAAGAAAATAAAGCCAAATTGCAGCAAACACTTACCCAACTGGCAGAAACCAAAGTAAAATTAGGACAAATGGAAGAAAACTGGCTGGGCTGGCAGGAAGAACTCGAAAGCATCCTGCGCGACACCGAAACCGAACTTAGGGGTTAA
- the yaaA gene encoding peroxide stress protein YaaA has protein sequence MLLLISPAKNLNEKDPAPVCGHTLPALLPEAAELMDEVRQLAPQQIAALMHVSDKIALLNAERNAAWHTPFTPENAKQAVFLFNGDVYGGLDAPSIGTDGLAYLQQHLRILSGLYGLLRPLDLIQAYRLEMGIPFANRRGRNLYEYWGARITALLADTLREQQADTIVNLASQEYFKAVQPEKLPARIITPVFKDEKNGVYKTISFHAKRARGLMVRYAAEHRAAVPEQLKHFDSEGYAYNDAASTENEWVFMRAARK, from the coding sequence ATGCTCCTGCTTATCTCACCCGCCAAAAACCTCAACGAAAAAGATCCCGCACCCGTCTGCGGACACACCCTGCCCGCCCTGCTACCGGAAGCCGCAGAGCTTATGGACGAAGTCAGGCAACTGGCTCCGCAGCAAATCGCCGCGCTCATGCACGTTTCCGACAAAATCGCCCTCCTCAACGCCGAACGCAACGCCGCCTGGCACACACCGTTTACCCCTGAAAACGCCAAACAGGCCGTCTTCCTCTTCAACGGCGACGTATACGGCGGACTCGATGCCCCCAGCATCGGCACCGACGGCCTTGCCTATCTGCAACAACACCTGCGCATCCTCTCCGGCCTCTACGGCCTGCTGCGCCCGCTCGACCTCATCCAAGCCTACCGCCTGGAAATGGGCATCCCCTTTGCCAACCGTCGCGGCAGAAACCTTTACGAATACTGGGGCGCACGCATCACCGCCCTGCTCGCCGACACCCTGCGCGAACAACAGGCCGACACCATCGTCAATCTTGCCTCGCAGGAATACTTCAAAGCCGTGCAGCCGGAAAAACTGCCCGCCCGCATCATCACACCCGTCTTCAAAGACGAAAAAAACGGCGTGTATAAAACCATCAGCTTCCACGCCAAGCGCGCGCGCGGCCTGATGGTGCGCTATGCCGCCGAACACCGCGCCGCCGTCCCCGAACAGCTCAAACACTTCGACAGCGAAGGCTACGCCTACAACGACGCCGCCTCCACGGAAAACGAATGGGTCTTCATGCGGGCGGCACGAAAATAA
- a CDS encoding aspartate kinase, with translation MALIVQKYGGTSVGSPERIKNVAKRVAQARAEGHDVVVVVSAMSGETNRLVALAHEMQEFPDPRELDVVLATGEQVTIGLLAMALKNIGLPAKSYTGWQVAVQTDDAHTKARIDHIDADKMRADLKEGRVVIVAGFQGVTAGGDISTLGRGGSDTSAVALAAALHADECQIYTDVDGVYTTDPRVVPEARRMSTISFEEMLELASLGSKVLQIRSVEFAGKYKVRLRVLSSLTEGGEGTLITFEEDENMEKAVVKGIAFDKNQARINVRGVSDKPGIAYHILGCVAEANIEVDMIIQNVGAQGTTDFSFTVPRGDYKQTLGLMNGLKSDLGAAEVNGDDTVCKVSIVGVGMRSHAGVAAQMFRALAEEGINIQMISTSEIKVSVLIDEKYMELATRVLHKTFGLEHA, from the coding sequence ATGGCACTAATCGTACAGAAATACGGCGGCACTTCGGTGGGTTCGCCCGAACGCATCAAAAACGTCGCCAAACGTGTCGCCCAAGCCCGCGCCGAAGGCCATGACGTGGTGGTGGTGGTGTCCGCGATGAGCGGCGAAACCAACCGTCTGGTGGCTCTGGCACACGAAATGCAGGAGTTTCCCGACCCGCGCGAGCTGGATGTCGTCCTTGCCACCGGCGAGCAGGTAACCATCGGCCTTTTGGCAATGGCCTTGAAAAACATCGGCCTCCCCGCCAAAAGCTACACCGGCTGGCAGGTGGCCGTGCAAACCGACGACGCGCACACCAAAGCCCGTATCGACCACATCGATGCGGACAAAATGCGTGCCGATCTGAAAGAAGGCCGCGTGGTTATTGTGGCCGGTTTCCAAGGCGTTACCGCAGGGGGCGACATTTCCACCCTCGGACGCGGCGGCTCGGACACTTCCGCCGTCGCCCTGGCTGCCGCGCTCCACGCCGACGAATGCCAGATCTACACCGACGTGGACGGCGTATACACCACCGACCCGCGCGTCGTGCCCGAAGCGCGGCGCATGAGCACCATCTCGTTTGAAGAAATGCTCGAACTGGCGAGCCTGGGCTCGAAAGTCCTGCAAATCCGCTCGGTGGAGTTTGCCGGCAAATACAAAGTGCGCCTGCGCGTATTGAGCAGCCTGACCGAAGGCGGCGAAGGCACCCTGATTACCTTTGAAGAGGACGAAAACATGGAAAAAGCGGTTGTAAAAGGCATCGCATTCGACAAAAACCAAGCCCGCATCAATGTGCGCGGCGTATCCGACAAACCCGGCATCGCCTACCACATCCTCGGCTGCGTCGCCGAAGCCAATATCGAAGTGGACATGATCATCCAAAACGTCGGCGCACAAGGCACCACCGATTTCTCCTTCACCGTGCCGCGCGGCGACTACAAACAAACCCTCGGCCTGATGAACGGCCTCAAATCCGACCTCGGCGCGGCCGAAGTAAACGGCGACGACACCGTATGCAAAGTGTCCATCGTCGGCGTGGGTATGCGCTCGCACGCGGGCGTGGCCGCACAAATGTTCCGCGCCCTGGCCGAAGAAGGCATCAACATCCAGATGATTTCCACCTCCGAAATCAAAGTGTCGGTGCTGATTGACGAAAAATACATGGAGCTGGCCACCCGCGTCCTGCACAAAACCTTCGGCTTGGAACACGCCTGA
- a CDS encoding tetratricopeptide repeat protein translates to MKKILAAILLASFGIAFAAPYLQHNVKQSVLAGQRFNGPAADKIFNDLAGHAGNYPVRFDNAADQKRAARDAGELLNIFRALIETDIVKPSDGNYLPMLHHTARLAWIAHNLDVQGAAQTADGYYRKLLSVQPQAQRAQTLGEYGSFLASANQPDAALRMLRQAVDGGNAASRKTLAAVLLTKGQKEQALREIRAYVKQYPQDGEAKRMLEAVQSGRVEVKRVPMGG, encoded by the coding sequence ATGAAAAAAATCCTCGCCGCCATTCTGCTGGCATCTTTCGGCATAGCCTTTGCCGCGCCCTACCTGCAGCACAATGTGAAGCAGAGCGTACTGGCCGGCCAGCGTTTCAACGGCCCTGCCGCCGACAAAATCTTCAACGATCTGGCCGGACACGCGGGCAATTATCCCGTGCGTTTCGACAATGCCGCCGACCAAAAACGCGCCGCACGCGATGCGGGCGAGCTTTTGAATATATTCCGCGCCCTGATTGAAACCGACATCGTCAAGCCCTCGGACGGCAACTACCTTCCCATGCTGCACCACACCGCGCGGCTGGCCTGGATTGCCCACAATCTCGACGTGCAGGGCGCGGCGCAAACCGCCGACGGCTACTACCGCAAACTGCTGTCGGTGCAGCCCCAAGCGCAGCGGGCGCAGACGCTGGGCGAATACGGCAGCTTTCTCGCCTCTGCCAACCAGCCCGACGCGGCTTTGCGCATGTTGCGGCAGGCAGTGGACGGCGGCAACGCCGCATCGCGCAAAACGCTTGCCGCCGTGCTGCTGACCAAAGGTCAGAAAGAGCAGGCCTTGCGCGAAATCCGCGCCTATGTGAAGCAGTATCCGCAGGACGGAGAGGCAAAACGGATGCTTGAAGCGGTGCAGTCCGGCCGCGTGGAAGTGAAAAGAGTGCCGATGGGCGGTTAA
- the rlmB gene encoding 23S rRNA (guanosine(2251)-2'-O)-methyltransferase RlmB, whose translation MANQRLIYGFHAVNARLWQNPKSITELYVQKEKSDARTREVLEKAAAENVRVHFADADRLNTIAKGARHQGVAGFIDASKNHVHLEDVLDNLREPPLLLVLDGITDPHNLGACLRTADAMGVHAVIAPKDKSAGLNATVSKVACGAAETVPYITVTNLARTLRELKEYGIWIVGTDMGGESDLYHTDLPDSVAWVMGNEGEGMRRLTREHCDMLVAIPMFGTVGSMNVSVSAGMVLSETRRQKVLKAGQ comes from the coding sequence ATGGCCAACCAACGACTCATCTACGGCTTCCACGCCGTCAATGCCCGCCTGTGGCAGAATCCCAAATCGATTACCGAGCTTTATGTTCAGAAAGAAAAATCCGACGCGCGTACCCGCGAAGTGTTGGAAAAGGCCGCCGCCGAAAACGTGCGCGTGCATTTTGCCGATGCCGACCGCTTGAACACGATAGCCAAAGGCGCACGTCATCAGGGTGTAGCCGGTTTTATCGACGCATCGAAAAACCATGTCCATCTGGAAGACGTGCTCGACAATTTGCGCGAGCCGCCCCTGCTGCTGGTACTCGACGGCATTACCGACCCGCACAATCTCGGTGCGTGCCTGCGTACCGCCGACGCGATGGGCGTACACGCCGTGATTGCGCCCAAAGACAAGAGTGCGGGGCTGAACGCCACGGTCAGCAAGGTTGCCTGCGGCGCGGCCGAAACCGTGCCGTATATCACGGTAACCAACCTCGCCCGCACCCTGCGCGAACTGAAAGAATACGGCATCTGGATTGTCGGCACGGATATGGGTGGCGAATCCGACCTGTACCACACCGATTTGCCCGACAGCGTGGCGTGGGTGATGGGTAACGAAGGCGAAGGGATGCGCCGCCTCACGCGCGAACATTGCGATATGCTGGTGGCGATACCGATGTTCGGCACGGTCGGCAGCATGAACGTGTCGGTCAGCGCGGGCATGGTTTTGAGCGAAACGCGCAGGCAGAAGGTGTTGAAAGCAGGGCAGTAG
- the recN gene encoding DNA repair protein RecN, with product MLLALTLDDFVIVDHLDLDFQPGFTVLTGETGAGKSITLDAIGLLLGDKADYAQVRSGAKEARLSALFDLSGLPDLQSDLAAQGLIEENAAELTIRRIIDAKGKSRSYINGQAATLAQLKSIGSRLIDIHGQHAHQSLNREAVQRELLDAYAGCTELAAEVKTAYRSRQAALEALRTAREEGEQLQTERERLEWQAGELDRLAPLPGEWESLSRSHDSLAHAAELIRAAQEAEETINGEQGLQYHVYRCRKTLESLSHLEPRFAESVELLTSVEAELEEAAAAVRSVAYRTELDPAELAAKEERMGELMSAARKYRIEPQELPAKLAETADALGRLEAAADTEALEAAVQKCEQAYMQTAEQLSAHRRQAAARLGEETTAYMQKLAMKGAEFAVALQAAPPSAHGLEQVQYQVSANQGSPLRPLDKVASGGELARISLSLQVAASRHTAIPTLIFDEVDTGIGGGVAETVGRALAALGQQRQVLAVTHLPQVAACGRNHWQVSKNSDGTQTLSSIRVLDGDSRTGEIARMLGGETITDTTRRHAAEMLENAQKA from the coding sequence ATGCTGCTGGCACTCACACTGGACGACTTCGTCATCGTCGACCACCTCGACCTCGACTTCCAACCCGGCTTCACCGTACTCACCGGCGAAACCGGCGCGGGCAAATCCATCACCCTCGACGCAATCGGCCTGCTCCTGGGCGACAAGGCCGACTACGCCCAAGTGCGCAGCGGCGCGAAAGAAGCCCGCCTGTCCGCCCTGTTCGACCTCTCCGGCCTGCCCGATCTGCAAAGCGACCTCGCCGCGCAAGGCCTCATCGAAGAAAACGCGGCCGAACTCACCATCCGCCGCATCATCGATGCCAAAGGCAAAAGCCGCAGCTACATCAACGGCCAGGCCGCCACCCTCGCCCAACTCAAAAGCATAGGCAGCCGCCTGATTGACATCCACGGCCAACACGCCCACCAGTCGCTCAACCGCGAAGCCGTCCAACGCGAACTGCTCGACGCATACGCCGGCTGCACGGAGCTTGCCGCCGAAGTCAAAACCGCCTACCGCAGCCGCCAAGCCGCCCTCGAAGCCCTGCGCACCGCCCGCGAAGAAGGCGAACAGCTGCAAACCGAACGCGAACGCCTCGAATGGCAGGCCGGCGAACTCGACCGCCTCGCCCCCCTTCCCGGAGAATGGGAAAGCCTCAGCCGAAGCCACGACAGCCTCGCCCACGCCGCCGAACTCATCCGCGCCGCGCAGGAAGCCGAAGAAACCATCAACGGCGAACAAGGCCTGCAATACCACGTTTACCGCTGCCGCAAAACCCTCGAAAGCCTCAGCCACCTCGAACCCCGCTTCGCCGAAAGCGTAGAGCTCCTCACCAGCGTCGAAGCCGAACTGGAAGAAGCCGCCGCCGCCGTGCGCAGCGTCGCCTACCGCACCGAACTCGACCCCGCCGAGCTGGCCGCCAAAGAAGAACGCATGGGCGAACTCATGTCCGCCGCCCGCAAATACCGCATCGAGCCGCAGGAGCTGCCCGCCAAACTCGCCGAAACCGCCGACGCACTCGGCCGCCTCGAAGCCGCCGCCGACACAGAAGCACTCGAAGCTGCCGTGCAAAAATGCGAACAAGCCTATATGCAGACCGCCGAACAGCTCTCCGCACACCGCCGCCAAGCCGCCGCCCGCCTCGGTGAAGAAACCACCGCCTATATGCAGAAACTCGCCATGAAAGGCGCGGAGTTTGCCGTAGCCCTCCAAGCCGCCCCACCCTCCGCCCACGGCCTCGAACAAGTGCAGTACCAAGTATCCGCCAACCAAGGCAGCCCCCTGCGCCCCCTGGACAAAGTCGCCTCCGGAGGCGAACTCGCCCGCATCAGCCTATCCCTGCAAGTGGCCGCCAGCCGCCACACCGCCATCCCCACCCTCATTTTCGACGAAGTGGACACCGGCATCGGCGGCGGCGTGGCCGAAACCGTCGGCCGCGCCCTCGCCGCCCTCGGCCAACAACGCCAGGTACTCGCCGTAACCCACCTGCCCCAAGTCGCCGCCTGCGGCCGCAACCACTGGCAGGTCAGCAAAAACAGCGACGGCACGCAAACCCTCAGCAGCATCCGCGTCCTCGACGGCGACAGCCGCACCGGCGAAATCGCCCGAATGCTCGGCGGCGAAACCATCACCGACACCACCCGCCGCCACGCCGCCGAAATGCTGGAAAACGCCCAAAAAGCGTAG
- the grxD gene encoding Grx4 family monothiol glutaredoxin, which translates to MSIQEQIKEVLAEHPVVLFMKGTKQFPQCGFSSRAVQLLNAVGAQYVTVNVLENPEVRQGIKEYSNWPTIPQLYVNGEFIGGADILQEMYEAGELEELLGAK; encoded by the coding sequence ATGAGCATCCAAGAGCAGATTAAAGAAGTGCTGGCCGAGCATCCCGTCGTGCTGTTTATGAAAGGCACCAAGCAGTTTCCGCAATGCGGCTTCTCTTCCCGCGCCGTGCAGCTTCTGAACGCGGTGGGCGCGCAATATGTTACCGTCAATGTGCTGGAAAACCCGGAAGTGCGCCAGGGCATCAAGGAATACAGCAATTGGCCGACCATCCCGCAGCTTTATGTCAACGGCGAATTTATCGGCGGCGCGGACATTTTGCAGGAAATGTACGAAGCGGGCGAACTGGAAGAGCTGTTGGGCGCGAAATAA
- a CDS encoding epoxyqueuosine reductase QueH gives MNTNTPEVSAIDRPVLVPPGGHKKVLLHSCCAPCSGEVMEAMLASGIDYTIYFYNPNIHPLKEYLLRKEENLRFAEKFGIPFVDKDDDYENDRKEWFAKAKGMEFEPERGIRCTMCFDMRFEKAAQYAHEHGFPVFTSSLGISRWKNMAQINDCGRRAAAPYEGLVYWDFNWRKGGGSARMIEISKREHFYQQEYCGCAYSLRDSNAHRKSQGRIPIKLGVLYYGDPATEYEKR, from the coding sequence ATGAACACCAACACACCCGAAGTTTCCGCCATCGACCGCCCCGTACTCGTGCCGCCCGGCGGCCATAAAAAAGTCCTGCTCCATTCGTGCTGCGCACCGTGCAGCGGCGAAGTGATGGAAGCCATGCTCGCCAGCGGCATCGACTACACCATCTATTTCTACAATCCCAACATCCATCCGCTCAAAGAATACCTGCTGCGCAAGGAGGAAAACCTGCGCTTTGCCGAAAAATTCGGTATCCCCTTCGTCGATAAAGACGACGACTACGAAAACGACCGCAAAGAATGGTTTGCCAAAGCCAAAGGCATGGAGTTTGAACCCGAACGCGGCATCCGCTGCACCATGTGCTTTGACATGCGTTTTGAAAAAGCTGCCCAATACGCCCACGAACACGGCTTTCCCGTGTTTACCAGCTCGCTGGGCATCTCGCGCTGGAAAAACATGGCGCAAATCAACGACTGCGGCCGCCGCGCCGCCGCGCCGTATGAGGGCTTGGTTTACTGGGATTTCAACTGGCGCAAAGGCGGCGGCAGCGCGCGCATGATCGAAATCAGCAAACGCGAACATTTCTACCAGCAGGAATACTGCGGCTGCGCCTACTCGCTGCGCGATTCCAACGCCCACCGCAAATCGCAGGGGCGCATCCCCATCAAACTGGGCGTGCTGTATTACGGCGACCCCGCCACCGAATACGAAAAACGCTGA